The DNA sequence tctttgttaatgttaaattcagcatttactaatacattattaaaatcttgttaacattagttaatgcaccgtgaactaacatgaacaaacaatgaattttcattaactaacattaacggagattagtaaatacattaacaaatgtattgctcatggttagttcatgttagttaacacattaactaatgtttaactaataaaccttattgtaaagtgttaccaataaaatataataaattaaatatagcaaATCATAAACGTAAAGAAATACCAATTTTCCTCTTTTGAAATTGTCTTCTTAAAATCTTTTTTACCTCTTCTGTTCTTAAACAATAAATGAGGGGGTTGATCATGGGTGGTAACAGACTGTACATCATAATAATGACTAATCGCAAATCAGTACTGAAGTTTATACCAATGTttccaaacaaataaataaaacacctgGGTAGAAAATAGAGAGCAATTATGATGAGCTGAGGACTACAGGTGGAGAAAGTCTTCATCCTTCCTCCAGTGCTTGAAATTCGTATAACTGCCACAAAGATGGAAAagtatgaaaaaataataacagcaaGGGAACCCATCAGTACTATAAAGGCATTGATGAGAGCTGGAACACTATACAGTGCTCTGTCTGTGCATGCCAGTGTTGTAATGGAAACATGATCACAGTAACAGTGAATAATTGTGTTTTCTGCACAATAAGGGAGAGGGTAAGCTCGAATGACTATCATTAAGGGTCCTACTAAACTCAAAACCCAAGAGCCAAGGATCAAAATGAGTACATTTCTGTTTGTCATGATACCATGATATTGAAGTGGGTAACATATTGCTATATAGCGATCTACAGCCATTACTGCTAGAACATATGAACAGACACCGCCTAAATAATGcacaaagaacatctgaacaAAGCAACCCAAGAACGAAATGGTTTCATCTTGGAACCAATACCTGCTAATTATCTTTGGTAATGTTGTGGTGCTGAATAATACATCACACACAACAAgatttataatgaaataatatacAGGCTTCTGAAGGCTCTTAGTCATTacaaacaatgtaaaaaatacagcatttccCACCAatgtacacacataaacaagAAACAGAAGTGCTGATACAAGGCCATAGTAATGAGGCTGAAGTCCAGGAAAGCCGACTATGACAAATTCATTTACAAAGCTGATGTTTCGCATTGACATGGTGAATATTAGTCCTCCTTAGAGAAATCTCTTTATGTTTATGTGCCTTTTCATCTTCTGTATGAAGAAAATGTAGCATTTAACATTAGTACaatatttacaactttaaaaatacacttttaaaataaaacagtattttgattttatacTGCACTTAGCATGCTACTAAAATACACTATACATAACTGGATAGtttaacaaataataacaaattataaaGAGAAACAACCTGCCACATTTGTTTTACAGGCTACTATTAAAGTCCATTCTGCTCCTTACACTGAAATGTGCTGGACTCAGTTTGTTTATATCTGATATGTAAATCATGAAGACTATGGCCTGAAACACAGATGACACAAATGCTCCAGGGACACTGACAAAATTTGCATGCAGTTCTTAGCCTGTAATGTTAATCTTAGTCAAGAAAATATACATTCAtgcaaaatgtttcttttttttatgagaTCTGACCCTGAAAATAATGACTTTGAGCAACAAATTCAGCAGTTACTGTGAATAAAGATGATGAATatataatgattaaaaatgacagttctgtttactcatcctcatgtaaATCCAAATCCATATGCTAAACTGAACACAAATATTCTTGAAGAATTTTTACCCTACTCCTTCCCACAACAAAGTTTTATAGTTGCTACGGCTGTCAGGCTACAAAACAGAACCAAAACGCATGATAAAGGAATGATAAAGGCCCATGTGTCTATAAAAATATGAGCATACAGGTTCAAAATGATAGTAGTCATATGCTCATGGAATATCAGTTCAacagattaaataaaaattgtgacGTTTTTGTGGTTTGATATGATATAATATACTCTTTCTTATGTCAAAACTGcctattgctattttttttttgacaatctTGAGCAGCACTGTACAGTTGGATCTTGGTTATTGTCATAACCCTCGTTCCTTGATCGAAGGAATAGAGACGTCATGTCGATACTGAAAAAATGGGGTCTTACTTGGGAGCCCCAATCACCTCTGAGTAGTATAAAAACAGTAAGCCCAATTCTCAGTTTTCCATGCTGTGCAGGGTGGAATGGACAGGGCTTACCATAGAGATGTACTGCTTATATAACTGCTTCCTTTTATATGTTTACTTTTTTGGGATTTATACCTTATACTGATACGCTCAACCCTCGCTCTATTGCGTTCTTCGCCAGAATGACCACAATCTCCATGCATAGTACAGGGGCGTCTTTGCCTGCCACTGATGTAAATAGGACACAGCTGAACCTGGGGGGACACCTGGTGAACTAAATCATGTAGCCGAATtgtccgaatgagccagcgggacagGCTTGGAAGTGCTAGCCAGGCTCCCAGGCTCTGCACGCTTGGCACCAAAGGGACAACAAACATACCTGAAGATTGTTCCCTGGCCTTCCTCCGGGGGAAGGAGTGGTGCGATCACCACCTCCTGGTTCAGACCTGACCCCTCCATCTCTGGGCTGCCCGTGTCAGGGCCACTTTGATGGATGCTTGGAGGACTTAGAGGCGACCCGAGGGATGGGCTACATCACTTTCCTGTGGGGGCCGGGGTGACATGGCAGCCGGGGTGACGTTTCCGAAGGCGCCTGAGCAGGTGTAGAATCCGCAAGGGGATGCCCTCAGCAACGAGCAGACTGGGGGCCAGCCTGTGGCAGCTTGGTGGCGATGGTATCACGCCAGAACAGGATGTGCTTTATGGCCTCCTTCTGCTTTTGGATTGCTtagaactgctgggcaaagtCCTTGACAGTGTTGCTGAAGAGGCCACCTTGCGAGATGGTGGCGTCGAGAAACCGCACTTTGTCGGCATCCCGCATCTGCAAGGTTTGGCCAGTAAAAGGTGCCTTCCACGACCTCTAAACCTCAAAGGtcaatcatttatttttgggtgaactaaccctttagaaCATGCTCGGCTTTGTCAGTATTGACATAACGTTGAACGTGATTGACAGATAGGGAaccattttatataaaaaaactgcAAGGTCaatcatttattatttcaaatgcTGTCATTACCTGCCTAAGTCTGAGAGTTGGATTGAGCACCACAGCGCATCCAACTTTATCTATCAGTAGAATGCTGACAGTGCAAGCTTTTCATATTATGaacttaaagtcaccatgacatcaaaattaacaattattattgcagtatttatcaTAACTGTTTTACacgattattttttaaaatccatGTGTCCTTGTACTGTAATCTTTAATCATATTAACTTATCCAATAAATTTCCAAATGGACAAAATcatcccaccctacattttttcttgttcaagaagccgtttcactagGAAATAATATTCActatagggaagaaaagactattgcaacttctgtttcatgtagACTTTTCCCGTGCCTGAAAAACGTGCTCTCACTCATTATTGTTTCTGGTTTATTTACATCACATTTTCCTGTACGCTCAGCTAAAGTTTCTTGTGAGCATGTACAAGTTCCTAAACTATaacaatataaacaacaaatacaatAGGTTCAACAACATAAGTCAATTTCCTCTGCAACATTAACAGgaacaaagataaaataacTTATAGGAGGGTTTTATGTTCCATCTCATGACAAACATACTGAACatcacatgcaaaaaaaaaaccggGGTGTTAAAGGAAATTAGAACTCAAGGAGATCTTGAATCATAACAATATGGCATATCATTCACATTTATCTTTCCTTTTTTACTCTTTACATTTCTATGTATTTACATTATGTATATGATTAATTCATGTATTTTTTAGAGGCATAGTGAAAAATTCTAGCAAACTATTCTAAATGCAAACATTAGGCCTACCTATTTCATAAATTATCATTACAAAACTACCATATTGtccatattataatattataaccACTGTGAATAATGTTAGAACCAAAGGGACCAAAAATTTCTTCATTTCTGAAAGTTAAAAATCCATTTTTCAAGGTCAGGAGACCTTCAAAAGGCTTACATTACTGTTCTTGGCATTCAGTCCAGTTCAACACCTACTGgaattttttgtatgttttgtaaAATGGGGATATTATCTAAAGTTGAAGACCTTAAGACAATGGCAACAGTTTGACCACCTATTTAGATAAAGCACATCAGAGCAACCGTAAAGGAAtactaatttgtttattttgaatatgtcTTCTAAATACCTTTTTTACCTCTTCTGTtctcaaacaataaataaggGGGTTGATCATGGGTGGTAGCAGACTATACATCATAATAATGACTAATCGCAAATCACTGCTGAATTTTATACCAATGTTGCcagataaataattaaataacctGGGTAGGAAAAAGAGAGCAATTATGATGAGCTGAGGACTGCAGGTGGAGAAAGTCTTCATCTTTCCTTGAGTACCTGAAATTCGCATTACTGCTGCAAATATGGAGCAGTATGAGAAAATAATAAGAGCAAAGGGTCCCAAGAGTATTGCAAAGGCATAGATGAGAGCTGGAACACTATAGAGTGTTCTGTCTGTGCATGCTAATGTTGTGATGGAAAAATGATCACAGTAACAGTGTATAATGGTGTTTTCCATA is a window from the Ctenopharyngodon idella isolate HZGC_01 chromosome 15, HZGC01, whole genome shotgun sequence genome containing:
- the LOC127495049 gene encoding olfactory receptor 1-like, with the translated sequence MSMRNISFVNEFVIVGFPGLQPHYYGLVSALLFLVYVCTLVGNAVFFTLFVMTKSLQKPVYYFIINLVVCDVLFSTTTLPKIISRYWFQDETISFLGCFVQMFFVHYLGGVCSYVLAVMAVDRYIAICYPLQYHGIMTNRNVLILILGSWVLSLVGPLMIVIRAYPLPYCAENTIIHCYCDHVSITTLACTDRALYSVPALINAFIVLMGSLAVIIFSYFSIFVAVIRISSTGGRMKTFSTCSPQLIIIALYFLPRCFIYLFGNIGINFSTDLRLVIIMMYSLLPPMINPLIYCLRTEEVKKILRRQFQKRKIGISLRL